Part of the Desulfobacterales bacterium genome, TACCCAAATCGAATTGGAAGTAGACCGCTCGAACCGGTACGGCCACCCGTTGGCCTTGTTATTGATGGATATCGACCATTTTAAGGTCTATAACGACGCTTATGGCCACCTGGAAGGCAACAAGGTCCTGCATTTTCTGGGGCGCGCGATAAAAAGCTGCCTTAGAAAGATGGATTCGGCATATCGCTACGGTGGCGAGGAGTTTACGGTCATTTTGCCCGATACCAGCGGCAAGGAGGCTGAAATCGTGGCGCATCGTATTCGAACCACTATTGCAAACCAAGTCTTCACGCCGGAACCCGATAAAAAAGAAAAGATTACCGTCAGCATCGGTGTCACTGAATATTGTAGAAACGAGGAAATCACCGCCTTTATTCACCGGTCCGACAAAGCCATGTACCAGTCCAAGAATAACGGCCGAAACCGGGTTTCCTGCCTTTATTATAGTGATTCATCCGTATAATTTTTCATGACAACCTTCTTATTCCTGACGCATCCAACCCCAACACAGGCCGCACAGATTCTGTCGCTGTATGAAGCGGCCGGTTGGTGGCGGCCCGACCCTGAAGCGCCGAAATTATTATTACGCCTTATTGCCGGAAGCCATTGCTTTCTGGTCGCCGAAGCAAAGGGAGACATCATCGGTATGGGCCGGGCCATCAGCGACGGGGTGAGCGATGCCTATATTCAGGATGTCACGGTCCGGCCGGATTTCAAAAAATTAGGTATCGGTTCCCGGATCGTTACAAAAATCGCCGAGCGCCTCAAAAAAGACGGTTTAACCTGGGTGGGGCTGATCGCGGAGCGACACTCACATCCCTTTTACCAACGGATCGGCTTTTTCGAAATGCCCGATGCGATTCCCATGCGGTTGAAGATATAATGAATTTAAAATTACTGACGTTATCGGATTATCCCCTGCTTTCCCCTTTTTTTAAGCACCAGGCCAATGAATTGTGCGAATACACGCTCACCGCCATTCTACCTTGGATAGACGAAGATTTTCAGCCCTTAGCGTATATCAACCGGGACACGCTGGTGATCTGCGCCGAATTCGCCATTCATACCGATTGCCGCCATCTTCTGTTGCCCCTTTCGCCTGTCCGTGAGTTTTGTCCGCGGGACCTGCAGGATCTCGCGCTCACCCTGGACCGGGACGCCTTTTGGTTCGTACCGGCGCATTATATTCAAAAACACGGTTGGCAGGAAACAGCGGTATATTTTGACATTACCGAACAGCCCGGCCATGCCAATTATATCTATAAAACGGAAGATCTGGCCCGGCTTAAAGGCAATCGCTACTCCAAAAAGCGAAATCTTATCAATCAGTTTGAGCGGACTTACCTTGACAAGAATCGTGTTCAAATAGAGCCGATTGGCCCGGCAAACGCAGCGGCATGTATCGAGTTTATTGACAACTGGTGCGATGCTTATCCATGCGGAATCGAAACGAATGAAGATCTGGTTTGCGAAAGACAGGCCGTCAAGTGTTCCATTGAAAACATTCACATGCTGGCGCTTGATTCCTTGTTGATCCGTATCGACGGGGAGGTCTCCGCGTTGGGCATCGCCACCCGACTCACCGACACCATGGGCGTTCTTCATTATGAAAAAGCCTTCACCCACATCAAGGGACTATACCAATACCTTGACCGGGAATGTGCGCGACATCTGTTTAAAGGCTATCCGTTTATCAACAAGGAAAGCGATATGGAATTGCCCGGCCTCACCCAAGCCAAAAAATCGTATTATCCCGTCAACATGATGAAATCCTACAAACTAACGGTTCGGTAAATCGGGATCTCGGTTTTTAGACTTTTTGACCAATTCATGATACATTCCGCGTCAACACAACCCTAACCCGGTAAAATAAGGTTTCTTCGTCTTTTACCATTTTCGACAATTATGGACCACCCCTATCTTATTAGATGTCACGATTGCGATTTGATGAACCAAATCGTTGAACTGCCCGTCGAAGGCGTTGCAAGATGCGCTCGATGTGGTGCTGTGCTGCGCCGGCATAAGCACAATAGTCTGGAGCGAACCCTGGCGCTGGCAGTGACAGGGGTCATCCTGTTTATCCTTGCAAACGCCTTTCCTTTTCTCGGGCTTGAACTTCAGGCTCAGACCATACACACCACGCTTATTTCCGGTGTAAGGGCACTTTTTTCTCAAGGCATGTGGTTTCTGGGGTCGGTTGTCCTGTTGACCACCATTATCGTGCCTGCCGTGCAACTGATGGGGCTGCTCTACGTTTTGATTCCGTTGAGATTTAATAAACTGCCCTGGAAGTTCACGCCGTTTTTCCGGTATCTTCAAGAGTTGCAACCCTGGAGCATGATGGAGGTGTTCATGCTCGGCATTTTGGTATCAATCGTCAAGCTGTCTAAAATGGCGGAGATTTTGCCAGGAATTGCCGCCTATGCCTTTATGGCCCTTATTTTTATCTTGGCTGCGTCCATGGCGGTCCTGGATCCGCATCAGGTTTGGGAGAAAATTCAATTTCCGTCCGCAATTGCAGAAGGCCGGAAACGATATGAATTGGATCAATTTGCCAATTGCCATAGCTGCCAATTGTTGTGCCGGATTCCCCGGTCGCACGCGTTGCCGGTAGTGTGCCCGCGATGCGGCGCCACACTGCATCGGCGCAAACTCAACAGCATCGCGCGGGTTTGGGCGTTGTTGCTGGCAGCCTTCATTTTTTATTTCCCGGCCAATATGATGCCCATTACGATCGTAACCTCTTTCGGGCAGGTTCAGGCCGATACGATTCTCAGTGGCGTGCTGTATTTTATCAAAACGGGCATGTGGCCGATTGCACTGGTTATTTTTGTGGCCAGCGTGGTGGTTCCGATTCTGAAACTGGTTGGGCTTGTTTTTCTGCTCATATCCGTTCAAACAAGATCGAACTGGCGGCCGGTGGATCGTACCCGACTGTACCGGATCACGGAGCTTGTCGGCCGCTGGTCCATGGTGGATATTTATGTTGTGACGATTTTGGTGGCGCTGGTACATTTGGGCATGCTTGCCAATATCGAAGCCGGGCCTGCAGCCGGATATTTTTGCGGGGTTGTGATTCTGACCATGTTTGCCGCAATGAGCTTTGATCCGAGGCTGATCTGGGATAATCTGGAGAAGATAAAATGATGGAAGAGATTCAAGAGGATGCCTTCGAAAGTGGTGCCGTTGAAGCCGACGTTCGAATAAAACGAGGCTTTTCGATTGTTTGGCTGGTGCCGCTGGTGGCTGCAATAATTGGCGGGTGGCTGATATTCAAGGCCGTGACCGAAAAAGGGCCCGTCATTACCATTGTTTTTGAAAGCGCTGAAGGTCTTGAAGCCGAAAAAACCAAGATCAAATACAAGGACGTGGAGGTCGGCCTGGTCAAACAGATCAATCTGGATGAAGCGTTGAACCATGTGATGGTAACGGCAGAGCTTGTCAGAGACGTCAAAAAATATTTGACTACGGATACCCGGTTCTGGGTGGTAAAAGCCCGCGTAACGGCAGGCGAAGTTTCGGGGCTGAGCACGCTCTTTTCAGGCGCGTATATCGGCATGGCGCCGGGAAGAAAAGGCGAAACTGCGCTTCAGTTCAAAGGACTGGAAATACCGCCGGTGTTGACCCTGACGCAACCGGGGGGACATTTTATTTTAAAAGCCGAGGAGCTGGGCTCTCTGGATGTCGGCTCGCCGGTGTACCACCGGAGGATAAAGGTCGGCATGGTCGAAGGATATGTCCTTGAAAAGAAAGGGCGTTTGCTTGATGTTCAAATTTTCATCGAAGCGCCGTATCATGAAAAAGTCCAAAAAAACACGCGGTTTTGGAATGCCAGCGGTCTGGATGTGTCGCTGGACGCCAAAGGTCTTCATGTGGGTACGGAATCATTCGTTTCCATGCTGATCGGCGGCGTAGCCTTTGACACACCGCCGGATATCGACTCGGGGGGGGCTGCGGGGGAAAAAGACAGTTTCCGGTTATTTTCAAACAAAAAAATCGCTTTTGAAAAGCAATATACGATTCGCGATCGATCGCTCCTTTATTTTGACGGCCCGGTTCGGGGCTTGCAGGTGGGCGCGCCGGTGGAATTCAGGGGCATTCAGATCGGGCAGGTGATCGACATTAAGCTTGAATATCACCCGGAGCTTAAATCATTTACAATTCCGGTGCTGATTGAAACGGAGCCGGAACGGGTCACCGTTATCGGCAAGAAGAGTGGTCAGTCTAAAAATGGCGCGCCAGTTGAAGCGCTGATAAAAAAAGGGCTGCGGGCGCAGCTGAAATCCTCAAACCTGTTGACCGGTCAACTTTTTGTGGATCTTAACCTGTACCCGAATGAGCCGGCAGTCAAAGTGAGGCATGTAGGCAAGTACCCGGTGATCCCTTCCACGCCATCCACCATGGAGGAGATTACCGCCAATCTGAGCCAATTTATAACCAAATTAAACAATCTGCCGATCGATCAAATCGGCGGCGACCTGCAGGAAGCTATGCGGGGGGCCCGGCGATTGATGAATTCTAATGAGTTGGCTGATGCGATAACGGCCTTAAGTTTAACCTTGCAGGAAGCACGGCTGTTGGTCGGTTCAATGAACAAGGACGTGGCTCCCGGTGTTTTGGCTACGTTGGAGAAGCTTCAGTCCACCTTGGATACTGTTAAACAACTATCTGGTGATGATTCTTTTTTAATCATCGAGGCGGAGCGCGCCATGACCGAACTAGCGGAAGCCTCGCGGTCCATTCGTAGTCTGGCGGATTTCCTGGAACGGCATCCGGAATCCTTGATTCGGGGCAAAGGGGTTGAATGATGCGATTTGAGAAATGGGCGGTTGTAATTGGCCGGTTTGTAGTGTTGTCACTTGTTTTTTTGGGGGTGGGCTGCCTCGGCAAAACCCCGCCGGTCCAGTATTATGTGTTAAGTGATCGGCCCGCGATACCAGCGATAACAAATGATGCGAAACGGGATTATAAGGGGGATTTTTCCATCGGCGTGGGACCCGTGGAAATCCCTGAGATTCTGGACCGATCTCAGATCGTAACCCGAACCGGCGCCAACCGTGTTGAGGTGGCCGAGTTTCACCGGTGGGGGGGGTCCTTGAAAAAAGAGATAACGGAAACGATCGTGGCGAACCTGGCCCGTCTATTAGGCAACTATCGAATCTATTCGTTTCCCTGGCGCAATCTTCCCGAGCCCGATTACCGGATCATATTGACTATTCACCAGTTTGACGGTCACCCGGGGGAGTCCGTTTTTTTGGATGTCTCCTGGGCCATTTTCAATCTCTCGGAAAAGAAAACACTTGCCGGAAAGCGCAGTGCGTTGAACCTATCGGTTCAGGGCACGGATTATGCCGGCTATGTCGCCACCCAAAGCCGGGCGTTGTCCGCTTTGAGCGGGGAGATTGCCATGGCGGTCCAGGAAATTCGGCGTTAAGATCGCCTACCGCGGATAAGCTGCAAAAAACAAATAGCTCCACGGCGGAACCTCACGCATCAAGCCCATGCTGTTTCATCCGCCGCCACAGGGTGATTCGGGATATTCCCAAGGCTTGCGCTGTTTTTTCCCGATGCCCCCGATGCTGTCGCAAAGTGTCATGAATCCTATCCCGTTCCGGGGATTGAGGCATGGCTGTGGTTGATGCCGGTCTTTTTTCGGAGGTTCGGCGATCCTGTAGATATTCCGGTAAATGCCGCGGCTGAATCAAGTTCTCCGGGCAAATGACCATCGCGTGCTCCAGAACGTTTTCCAATTCCCGAACATTTCCCGGATAGTCGGCGTTCAGCAAAATCTGAAGGGTTTGCTCGGACAAGCTCACCCGTCGCTCGTCATGGACGGCACCCAGGCGCCGCAGAATATACGGAATTAGCAGAGGGATATCCGCGCGACGGTTTTTCAAGTCCGGAAGCAGAAAACGGAAAATATTGAGCCGGTAATAAAGATCCCGGCGAAAAAGATGTTGTTCCACCAAATGATTCAGCCCTCGGTTGGTAGCGGCGATAATGCGAACGCTGACCTTTTGCGTGTGGCGAGCGCCCAGTGGGTAAAATTCCCGCTCTTCTAAAACCCGAAGCAGCTTGGCCTGAAGCGGCAGGGGCAAATCGCCGATTTCGTCCAGATAAATGGTACCCGTATCGGCTTCGTTAAAGCGGCCCGGTTTATCTTTGACCGCACCGGTAAACGCCCCCTGCACATAACCGAAGAGTTCCGATTCCAGCAAATTTTCCGGAATGGCCGCGCAGTTGACCTTTACAAACGGACCGCGCGAACGGCGGCTGGCCGAATGAATCACCTTGGCCAGAAGGTCCTTGCCCGTGCCGGTATTTCCCTCGATCAGCACCGTGGCGTCGGTTTCAGCCACCA contains:
- a CDS encoding diguanylate cyclase; its protein translation is MKARILIVDDDLGISDSMQQFIEMAGYEAFTANNAEEALEFLKKKPVHILITDIMLPGLNGLELTDLVKRDYDADVLVMTGYSEEYSYEEAINKGASDFVFKPVRYEELLLRIKRVLNERQLTKERIHMLRRLQKLAITDALTKLYNSRHFYTQIELEVDRSNRYGHPLALLLMDIDHFKVYNDAYGHLEGNKVLHFLGRAIKSCLRKMDSAYRYGGEEFTVILPDTSGKEAEIVAHRIRTTIANQVFTPEPDKKEKITVSIGVTEYCRNEEITAFIHRSDKAMYQSKNNGRNRVSCLYYSDSSV
- a CDS encoding MlaD family protein — protein: MMEEIQEDAFESGAVEADVRIKRGFSIVWLVPLVAAIIGGWLIFKAVTEKGPVITIVFESAEGLEAEKTKIKYKDVEVGLVKQINLDEALNHVMVTAELVRDVKKYLTTDTRFWVVKARVTAGEVSGLSTLFSGAYIGMAPGRKGETALQFKGLEIPPVLTLTQPGGHFILKAEELGSLDVGSPVYHRRIKVGMVEGYVLEKKGRLLDVQIFIEAPYHEKVQKNTRFWNASGLDVSLDAKGLHVGTESFVSMLIGGVAFDTPPDIDSGGAAGEKDSFRLFSNKKIAFEKQYTIRDRSLLYFDGPVRGLQVGAPVEFRGIQIGQVIDIKLEYHPELKSFTIPVLIETEPERVTVIGKKSGQSKNGAPVEALIKKGLRAQLKSSNLLTGQLFVDLNLYPNEPAVKVRHVGKYPVIPSTPSTMEEITANLSQFITKLNNLPIDQIGGDLQEAMRGARRLMNSNELADAITALSLTLQEARLLVGSMNKDVAPGVLATLEKLQSTLDTVKQLSGDDSFLIIEAERAMTELAEASRSIRSLADFLERHPESLIRGKGVE
- a CDS encoding phosphatidylglycerol lysyltransferase domain-containing protein; the protein is MNLKLLTLSDYPLLSPFFKHQANELCEYTLTAILPWIDEDFQPLAYINRDTLVICAEFAIHTDCRHLLLPLSPVREFCPRDLQDLALTLDRDAFWFVPAHYIQKHGWQETAVYFDITEQPGHANYIYKTEDLARLKGNRYSKKRNLINQFERTYLDKNRVQIEPIGPANAAACIEFIDNWCDAYPCGIETNEDLVCERQAVKCSIENIHMLALDSLLIRIDGEVSALGIATRLTDTMGVLHYEKAFTHIKGLYQYLDRECARHLFKGYPFINKESDMELPGLTQAKKSYYPVNMMKSYKLTVR
- a CDS encoding paraquat-inducible protein A, with protein sequence MDHPYLIRCHDCDLMNQIVELPVEGVARCARCGAVLRRHKHNSLERTLALAVTGVILFILANAFPFLGLELQAQTIHTTLISGVRALFSQGMWFLGSVVLLTTIIVPAVQLMGLLYVLIPLRFNKLPWKFTPFFRYLQELQPWSMMEVFMLGILVSIVKLSKMAEILPGIAAYAFMALIFILAASMAVLDPHQVWEKIQFPSAIAEGRKRYELDQFANCHSCQLLCRIPRSHALPVVCPRCGATLHRRKLNSIARVWALLLAAFIFYFPANMMPITIVTSFGQVQADTILSGVLYFIKTGMWPIALVIFVASVVVPILKLVGLVFLLISVQTRSNWRPVDRTRLYRITELVGRWSMVDIYVVTILVALVHLGMLANIEAGPAAGYFCGVVILTMFAAMSFDPRLIWDNLEKIK
- a CDS encoding PqiC family protein, encoding MMRFEKWAVVIGRFVVLSLVFLGVGCLGKTPPVQYYVLSDRPAIPAITNDAKRDYKGDFSIGVGPVEIPEILDRSQIVTRTGANRVEVAEFHRWGGSLKKEITETIVANLARLLGNYRIYSFPWRNLPEPDYRIILTIHQFDGHPGESVFLDVSWAIFNLSEKKTLAGKRSALNLSVQGTDYAGYVATQSRALSALSGEIAMAVQEIRR
- a CDS encoding GNAT family N-acetyltransferase, with protein sequence MTTFLFLTHPTPTQAAQILSLYEAAGWWRPDPEAPKLLLRLIAGSHCFLVAEAKGDIIGMGRAISDGVSDAYIQDVTVRPDFKKLGIGSRIVTKIAERLKKDGLTWVGLIAERHSHPFYQRIGFFEMPDAIPMRLKI
- a CDS encoding sigma 54-interacting transcriptional regulator; translation: MGDQKRPVRDDNSIRCSQWIDLLDELNIGAFTVNTQLRVSRINYAALALIGQKEKEVLGRDCREVFVGVPCMVKCLLRKPDAATKRKTVREPDVCVRDEADHEHLLTRMATPIYDEQQNIVGCLTILQDHSPIADLIDRIHYEERSMKIILDSLDVGIFTVNLDGYITFFNKEAEKLSGFLREEVLGTHYTALFKDEKARQPAVMMTSAFRERALVRHRVSLSTRDGGWLPVRTHTMALKNEKGNIMGGLATLHDLTLSQQLKQAISDRYTFHDMIGKDPGMLKIFEKVSVVAETDATVLIEGNTGTGKDLLAKVIHSASRRSRGPFVKVNCAAIPENLLESELFGYVQGAFTGAVKDKPGRFNEADTGTIYLDEIGDLPLPLQAKLLRVLEEREFYPLGARHTQKVSVRIIAATNRGLNHLVEQHLFRRDLYYRLNIFRFLLPDLKNRRADIPLLIPYILRRLGAVHDERRVSLSEQTLQILLNADYPGNVRELENVLEHAMVICPENLIQPRHLPEYLQDRRTSEKRPASTTAMPQSPERDRIHDTLRQHRGHREKTAQALGISRITLWRRMKQHGLDA